A single region of the Corallococcus silvisoli genome encodes:
- a CDS encoding DUF2135 domain-containing protein: protein MLSVLLAGLLTQTAPPVPARQQGVPIGRGDKVPTVVLSAPSGGWTVDRMLRIEGQVSDPTVDPVVVSINGDRYLMRTAGGRFSRKFPAASGKNIVTVMATNKGGTARAQATSYAQVPPVPLKAILTSDTDGVYTDLHIYEPTDASSEGDTLDVKAMAHVYWADTNSPSGGTFFLNEQGGDFDQPAYGPYLYIHRAPPKGVYLIATNYWPSGDKAHTVATLNLALFEGTPGEVRRRVRIPLATPGTTRVLAWVNILGDGQAEVYVPSADPKPTGKRWPTNLDAALKELQTSGDSGEGEGEGGY from the coding sequence ATGCTCTCCGTCCTCCTCGCCGGGCTGCTGACGCAGACGGCGCCGCCGGTCCCCGCCCGCCAGCAGGGCGTGCCCATTGGGCGGGGCGACAAGGTTCCCACCGTGGTGTTGAGCGCGCCGTCCGGCGGATGGACGGTGGACCGGATGCTGCGCATCGAAGGTCAGGTGAGCGACCCCACGGTGGATCCAGTGGTGGTGTCCATCAACGGCGACCGCTACCTGATGCGCACCGCGGGCGGGCGCTTCAGCCGCAAGTTCCCGGCGGCCAGCGGCAAGAACATCGTGACGGTGATGGCCACCAACAAGGGCGGCACGGCGCGCGCGCAGGCGACGAGCTACGCGCAGGTGCCGCCGGTGCCGCTCAAGGCCATCCTCACGAGCGACACGGACGGCGTCTACACGGACCTGCACATCTACGAGCCCACCGACGCGAGCAGCGAGGGGGACACGCTGGACGTGAAGGCGATGGCGCACGTGTACTGGGCGGACACGAACAGCCCGTCTGGCGGCACGTTCTTCCTGAACGAGCAGGGGGGCGACTTCGACCAGCCGGCGTACGGTCCGTACCTCTACATCCACCGCGCGCCGCCCAAGGGCGTGTACCTCATCGCGACGAACTACTGGCCCAGCGGGGACAAGGCGCACACGGTGGCCACGCTCAACCTGGCGCTCTTCGAGGGCACGCCGGGCGAGGTCCGCCGCCGCGTGCGCATCCCGCTGGCGACGCCGGGCACCACGCGCGTGCTCGCGTGGGTGAACATCCTGGGCGACGGGCAGGCGGAGGTGTACGTGCCCTCCGCGGATCCAAAGCCCACGGGCAAGCGGTGGCCCACGAACCTGGACGCGGCGCTCAAGGAGCTCCAGACGAGCGGCGACTCCGGCGAAGGCGAAGGCGAAGGCGGCTACTGA
- a CDS encoding PAS domain-containing protein, which produces MNPFASTSDSLADLVEGLRDDIIRRWGARVRPSIGDMHEEFQERSRGMLQLVDALVLVLRQGGATWDAEPVRAQARELGQRRFLAGARVEALVEEHGLLREAILETLDDSHHPLGVYELRALWRALDGSLTEAVARYVHEHEQALRARERRLQAILDHAPAAIYAKDLGGRYLFVNRPFEALSGHTRAEVLGHADRELFPRRTAERFQENDQQVLTVRKPLVFDEEVLQPDGLHVYHTVKFPLPTITDGEAWAVCGVSTDITATRMLRQERDEAREQLQRVLTQLPVVLWAFDPHGVFTLFEGEGVTTTSLPSQAMRGRSVFELFRDRRDVVEVVQRALAGERLSTELYLMGVWFEVRLMPMLDPGGRVVSVSGVSLDITDRRRAEQELRASETRYRLATLATRDIIWDWDLVTNEIHWSELAARILRLDTSPGAPPMDMAWWTDSLHPDDRDRVTHELQEALDSREGHWLAEYRLRRGDGTWAFVEDRGRVVKDLQGRAVRMVGAMQDVTGRHEEEAEARRRAEFEQLLIGIVGHDLRNPISAITMAATMLAKREEADPRDQKAIARILSSAERAHRMLHDVLDFTQARLGGGIPMAPREVDLMELVRQVVDEVQQAHPDRRLQVDGPGAAWLWCDPDRLAQVITNLVNNALAYGDALCPVRVRLRGQTGSVTLAVNNQGRPIPRDLLPHLFEPLKRAEARERSHPAHGLGLGLFIVKHIVDAHSGRLRVRSTAQDGTTVLVLLPRRPLFEG; this is translated from the coding sequence ATGAACCCCTTCGCCTCCACGTCGGATTCGCTCGCGGACCTCGTGGAGGGCCTGCGCGACGACATCATCCGGCGCTGGGGCGCGCGCGTGCGGCCGTCCATCGGGGACATGCACGAGGAGTTCCAGGAGCGGTCGCGCGGGATGCTCCAGCTGGTGGATGCGCTGGTGCTCGTGCTGCGCCAGGGCGGGGCGACGTGGGACGCGGAGCCGGTCCGGGCCCAGGCCCGCGAACTCGGGCAGCGGCGCTTCCTGGCCGGCGCGCGGGTGGAGGCGCTGGTGGAGGAGCATGGCCTCCTGCGCGAGGCCATCCTGGAGACGTTGGATGACTCCCACCACCCCCTGGGGGTGTACGAACTGCGGGCGCTCTGGCGCGCGCTGGATGGCAGCCTGACGGAGGCCGTGGCCCGCTACGTCCACGAGCACGAGCAGGCGCTGCGGGCGCGGGAGCGGCGGCTGCAGGCCATCCTCGACCATGCGCCGGCCGCCATCTACGCGAAGGACCTGGGCGGGCGGTACCTCTTCGTCAATCGCCCCTTCGAGGCCCTCTCCGGACACACGCGGGCGGAGGTGCTGGGGCACGCGGACCGGGAGCTGTTTCCGCGGCGCACCGCGGAGCGGTTCCAGGAGAACGACCAGCAGGTGCTGACGGTGCGCAAGCCGCTGGTGTTCGACGAGGAGGTGCTCCAGCCCGACGGGCTCCATGTCTACCACACGGTGAAGTTCCCCCTCCCCACCATCACGGACGGAGAGGCGTGGGCCGTGTGCGGCGTGTCCACGGACATCACCGCCACGCGCATGCTGCGCCAGGAGCGCGACGAGGCCCGTGAGCAGCTCCAGCGCGTGCTCACCCAGCTGCCCGTGGTGCTGTGGGCCTTCGACCCCCACGGCGTGTTCACCCTCTTCGAGGGCGAAGGGGTGACGACCACGAGCCTGCCCTCCCAGGCGATGCGCGGGCGCTCCGTGTTCGAGCTCTTCCGGGACCGGCGGGACGTGGTGGAGGTCGTCCAGCGCGCGCTGGCGGGGGAGCGGCTGTCCACGGAGCTGTACTTGATGGGCGTCTGGTTCGAGGTCCGCCTCATGCCGATGCTCGACCCGGGGGGGCGGGTGGTGAGCGTGTCGGGCGTGTCGCTGGACATCACCGACCGGCGCCGAGCGGAGCAGGAGCTGCGCGCGTCGGAGACGCGCTACCGGCTGGCCACCCTGGCCACCCGCGACATCATCTGGGACTGGGACCTGGTGACGAATGAAATCCACTGGAGCGAGCTGGCCGCGCGCATCCTCCGGCTGGACACGTCCCCGGGAGCGCCCCCCATGGACATGGCGTGGTGGACCGACAGCCTGCACCCCGACGACCGCGACCGGGTGACCCACGAGCTTCAGGAGGCGCTGGACAGCCGCGAGGGCCACTGGCTGGCGGAGTACCGGCTGCGGCGGGGTGACGGCACCTGGGCCTTCGTCGAGGACCGGGGCCGCGTGGTGAAGGACCTCCAGGGCCGCGCGGTGCGCATGGTGGGCGCCATGCAGGACGTCACCGGCAGGCACGAGGAGGAGGCGGAGGCGCGGCGCCGCGCGGAGTTCGAGCAGCTGCTCATCGGCATCGTCGGACACGACCTGCGCAACCCCATCTCCGCCATCACCATGGCGGCCACGATGCTGGCGAAGCGCGAGGAGGCCGACCCGCGCGACCAGAAGGCCATCGCCCGCATCCTCTCCAGCGCGGAGCGGGCCCACCGCATGCTGCATGACGTGCTGGACTTCACCCAGGCCCGCCTGGGCGGCGGCATTCCCATGGCGCCCCGCGAGGTGGACCTCATGGAGCTGGTGCGGCAGGTGGTGGACGAGGTGCAGCAGGCCCACCCGGACCGACGCCTGCAGGTGGACGGCCCGGGCGCGGCGTGGCTGTGGTGCGACCCGGACCGGCTGGCGCAGGTCATCACCAACCTGGTGAACAACGCGCTCGCCTATGGGGACGCGCTCTGCCCCGTGCGCGTGCGGCTGCGCGGCCAGACGGGCTCCGTGACCCTCGCGGTGAACAACCAGGGGCGCCCGATTCCGCGGGACCTGCTGCCGCACCTGTTCGAACCCCTCAAGCGCGCGGAGGCCCGCGAGAGAAGCCATCCCGCCCACGGGCTGGGCCTGGGGCTGTTCATCGTGAAGCACATCGTGGATGCGCACTCGGGCCGGCTGCGCGTGCGCTCCACCGCGCAGGACGGCACCACGGTCCTCGTGCTGCTGCCGCGACGCCCCCTCTTCGAGGGCTGA
- a CDS encoding TerC/Alx family metal homeostasis membrane protein, whose protein sequence is MQSTPAWAWIVFWTLLLALLGVDLLAHRGGRGQSRRAALLWSLAWVGLGLCFCGFVWVALGSEQGHEYLAAWLIEKSLSLDNVFVFLVIFRSLNVPQRYQHEVLFLGIFGALVFRALFIFVGAAALQRWGWVSYVFGAILLVTAWRVLREDPSKEQDNRVVSWLSHRLPVADQVEGPHFVVKQQGRRLATPLLLALVGLEVTDILFAVDSVPAAFSVTTDTFVLYSSNAFAILGLRALYLVIAGAVGQLKYLHYGLAGVLAFAGVKLVVEKWVRIPPLLSVAIILVVIGAAVWASLAHRRAGREVEV, encoded by the coding sequence ATGCAAAGCACCCCTGCCTGGGCCTGGATTGTCTTCTGGACGCTGCTGCTGGCGTTGCTGGGAGTGGACCTGCTGGCCCACCGGGGAGGTAGGGGGCAGTCTCGCCGCGCGGCCCTCCTGTGGAGTCTGGCGTGGGTGGGGTTGGGGCTGTGCTTCTGCGGCTTCGTGTGGGTGGCGCTGGGCAGCGAGCAGGGCCACGAATACCTGGCGGCGTGGCTCATCGAGAAGAGCCTGAGCCTGGACAACGTCTTCGTCTTCCTTGTCATCTTCCGCAGCCTGAACGTGCCCCAGCGCTATCAGCACGAGGTGCTCTTCCTGGGCATCTTCGGCGCGCTGGTGTTCCGGGCCCTGTTCATCTTCGTGGGCGCGGCGGCGCTGCAGCGCTGGGGCTGGGTGTCGTACGTCTTCGGCGCCATCCTGCTCGTCACGGCGTGGCGGGTGCTGCGCGAGGACCCGTCGAAGGAGCAGGACAACCGCGTGGTGAGCTGGCTGTCGCACCGGCTGCCGGTGGCGGACCAGGTGGAGGGCCCCCACTTCGTGGTGAAGCAGCAGGGCCGCAGGCTCGCCACGCCGCTGCTGCTCGCGCTCGTGGGCCTGGAGGTGACGGACATCCTGTTCGCGGTGGACTCAGTGCCGGCGGCCTTCTCCGTCACCACCGACACCTTCGTCCTCTACAGCTCCAACGCCTTCGCCATCCTGGGGCTGCGCGCGCTCTACCTGGTCATCGCCGGGGCGGTGGGGCAGCTCAAGTACCTGCACTACGGGCTCGCGGGGGTGCTGGCGTTCGCGGGCGTGAAGCTGGTGGTGGAGAAGTGGGTGCGCATCCCGCCGCTGCTCTCCGTGGCCATCATCCTCGTCGTCATTGGCGCGGCGGTGTGGGCCAGCCTCGCGCACCGGCGCGCCGGGCGCGAGGTGGAGGTCTGA
- a CDS encoding arsenate-mycothiol transferase ArsC, producing MNTVIFACTQNAGRSQIAAAFFNLLADPTKARAISAGTQPAERLHPEVLATMKEMGVDLGDAKPQRLTPELAKNAQILVTLGGLSDAPVVADQKREDWPMEDTAGKSPADVEKIRDTTAAMVSDFVNRHGWERPQ from the coding sequence ATGAACACGGTCATCTTCGCTTGTACGCAGAACGCGGGTCGCTCGCAGATCGCGGCGGCCTTCTTCAACCTGCTGGCGGACCCCACCAAGGCGCGCGCGATCTCCGCGGGGACTCAGCCGGCCGAGCGTCTGCATCCCGAGGTGCTCGCCACGATGAAGGAGATGGGCGTGGACCTGGGGGACGCGAAGCCCCAGCGCCTGACGCCAGAGCTGGCGAAGAACGCGCAGATCCTGGTGACGCTGGGCGGGCTGTCGGACGCGCCGGTGGTGGCGGACCAGAAGCGCGAGGACTGGCCCATGGAGGACACCGCGGGCAAGTCTCCGGCGGACGTGGAGAAGATTCGCGACACGACGGCCGCCATGGTGTCGGACTTCGTGAACCGCCACGGTTGGGAGCGCCCGCAGTAG
- a CDS encoding erythromycin esterase family protein, translating to MNKKWVIGLGLGCGGVLVLGVVGLVAAGYWANANMGGSGVDAVMDAQARTQRFAELNTLHPFTPPATGGVLKLEEARLETYLTAREATLPAFHIMEKESVAFVEQHGAELDRRDTRSLLKAAGASMRMVGKVQAALIQNLEAHAMSPLEFQTLTTVVYPPPPSAQPLDAGVAAVSRPTDPENIAALEQQLAALTPQLEDPKLTEAQRLQLEQRRAGLRKSLTQLEQASGKDVKDANAALLKKHEARIAQAANPLFDQLLVNPKPPGTARRPSP from the coding sequence ATGAACAAGAAGTGGGTCATCGGTCTGGGGCTGGGCTGCGGCGGGGTGCTCGTGCTGGGCGTGGTGGGGCTGGTCGCGGCGGGCTACTGGGCGAACGCCAACATGGGCGGCTCCGGCGTGGACGCGGTGATGGACGCGCAGGCGCGCACCCAGCGGTTCGCCGAACTCAACACCCTCCATCCCTTCACGCCGCCCGCCACGGGCGGCGTGCTGAAGCTGGAGGAGGCCCGGCTGGAGACCTACCTGACCGCGCGCGAGGCGACCCTGCCCGCCTTCCACATCATGGAGAAGGAGTCCGTCGCCTTCGTCGAACAGCATGGCGCGGAGCTGGACCGCCGGGACACGCGCTCCCTGCTCAAGGCCGCGGGCGCCTCCATGCGGATGGTGGGCAAGGTCCAGGCCGCCCTCATCCAGAACCTGGAGGCCCACGCCATGTCTCCCCTGGAGTTCCAGACCCTCACCACCGTGGTGTACCCACCGCCCCCGTCGGCCCAGCCCCTGGACGCGGGCGTGGCGGCGGTGTCCCGGCCCACGGATCCGGAGAACATCGCGGCCCTGGAGCAGCAGCTGGCCGCGCTCACGCCCCAGCTGGAGGATCCGAAGCTCACCGAGGCGCAGCGGCTGCAACTGGAGCAGCGCCGCGCGGGGCTGCGCAAGTCCCTCACCCAACTGGAGCAGGCTTCGGGCAAGGACGTGAAGGACGCCAACGCCGCGCTCCTGAAGAAGCACGAGGCGCGCATCGCCCAGGCGGCGAACCCGCTCTTCGACCAGCTCCTGGTCAACCCCAAGCCGCCCGGCACCGCGCGCCGGCCCTCGCCCTGA
- a CDS encoding alpha-2-macroglobulin family protein, which translates to MKTSLRFAALAALLLSGVALAKPLYITVPRSYGSGEPVAVDVAFEDKGPVELRVLKPADLDAFIRAQGDLRRAYQAPPTLLNPGRALSRGLNAVRLPGLTLMESLSPAFRQEVSDALPHAPAETSSGEPLAKVAEGPEKLVGTPPGFTVVRSQWLNLDLGGADRDFNVPGFDTGNASGGFQERRVLLAPLPAGTYVLQLVQGRVEGQVVLVVSDVTVQLKQTDGQVLVRVAGRDQQPRKGARVQVYLPTGKGPEGTTDDQGEVTLAVAEPRIIATVTAGQDTAIVDTDFYSALAVAPDVFIYSDRPIYKPGNEVKFRGLVRQPDTFLARLFTPKQRDVRVKLVSQEGREITTRAAVDEFGAFNGTLKVPDDLGTGVLRIEAALDTRPYQGEARVQDYVKPTFYLEVQPASETVVPGSTVSVTVRARRYAGGVPKGARYEVFLYRSLLDAPAWVDDAGKGGQGSAVTYGTASSSEGKLSVPERLYSSVAEREASDDPWSTASAFDAEGAAEVTVAVPALKPGEERLPYRYSLTVRARDDQETFATGTAAFFLSKVEVLGVARYSDAVVAKGSDAQLSVRATTLSGKPYGVTTGEVAFVLRRADGSEKTLGTQAFTTQQDGTSRQKVPTADVGTVLARVTVKDKKGEAWTGEESLLVIGGADEPVAQVPNLTLASLSGTLAPGDSAKLVALLPDGWGQGGRDAGPVWVTLTGASLYGTTVVQLKGRTLVHAFPVEKRFGSAVYASVAYPTATGRWEERTVAFRVVPKERTLTVSLQPRRAEALPLTEQAVDVRVTDSDGNGVSAQLSVGVVDKAVYAIQGEFRPGVLDFFYPPARDNVTNFYSAEFQGYGYGEQLARKLAGLPDHAFASIKPPSRQAKDLEKDTAHWDPAVVTDRDGRATVRFTLPSNQTLWVVTAVAADTSGRFGEGTAEFATRGGLNLYAALPQFLREGDEALASVRLAAGEKSKGSQVLDVRLQPGGSLQAEVLQRKVELGQGGEQVVPVTLRAAKTGPAQLAVDVTGGRDPLRDLKRFDVAPAAVEDAVQVSAWGGGALALEAPDTSALTRVELVLQPSTVDAALSNVRELLTYPYGCLEQLVSTTVPNVAVYQVLQKAGALDKLDPESQALLAEARSRSVQGTARILGLAVKGGGFTWFGGYSEPSLPLTLIALDGLAYASEAGLVDRDDARIAESAKWLEAQEGLSPEYDATRAYVLARLQGPRQAARVRALVEGAKVGDLYPLALAVLAAEKAGVMKEPALQGRVQELVKQSGEGFAKLAGLKGEAETSEAFYRFPLRRVGLTAITAHAASFGTLDVTRARKRILEMLSEPGLSTFDRSTALLHSLWLVERDAKAFKGMASPEVKGAASPVKFAPRGMGLVAALPAGTRTVDVGGFDGVATLRAAATTPLKDVQPRVNGMSVERAYYVLREGGKVKLEAGATVTQGEEVYVELKLDARGENRARSAYYVVEDAVPAGFVPLQEDKVFRGPPHSLPLAPEALKRRQLDPSHATFFFEEPSWWSDSPRTVGYVLRAQFAGTFAAPPATIEDMYSARIRGRTAPDLLKVVPSKTSVSDL; encoded by the coding sequence ATGAAGACGTCCCTGCGTTTCGCGGCCCTGGCCGCGCTCCTGCTGTCCGGCGTGGCGCTGGCCAAGCCGCTCTACATCACCGTTCCCCGCTCCTACGGCAGCGGCGAGCCGGTGGCGGTGGACGTCGCCTTCGAGGACAAGGGCCCCGTCGAGCTGCGCGTGCTCAAGCCCGCGGACCTGGACGCGTTCATCCGCGCGCAGGGCGACCTGCGGCGCGCGTACCAGGCGCCGCCCACGCTGCTCAACCCGGGCCGCGCCCTGAGCCGCGGCCTCAACGCCGTGCGCCTGCCGGGCCTCACGCTGATGGAGTCGCTGTCGCCGGCCTTCCGCCAGGAGGTCAGCGACGCGCTGCCCCATGCGCCCGCGGAGACGTCCTCGGGCGAGCCGCTGGCGAAGGTGGCCGAGGGGCCGGAGAAGCTGGTGGGCACGCCGCCGGGCTTCACGGTGGTGCGCAGCCAGTGGCTCAACCTGGACCTGGGCGGCGCGGACCGGGACTTCAACGTGCCGGGCTTCGACACCGGCAACGCCAGCGGCGGCTTCCAGGAGCGCCGCGTGCTGCTCGCGCCGCTGCCCGCGGGCACCTACGTGCTCCAGCTGGTGCAGGGCCGCGTGGAGGGGCAGGTGGTGCTCGTCGTCAGCGACGTCACCGTGCAGCTCAAGCAGACCGACGGCCAGGTGCTGGTGCGCGTGGCGGGGAGGGACCAACAGCCGCGCAAGGGCGCTCGGGTGCAGGTGTACCTGCCCACGGGCAAGGGCCCGGAGGGCACGACGGACGACCAGGGCGAGGTGACGCTCGCGGTGGCGGAGCCGCGCATCATCGCGACGGTGACGGCCGGGCAGGACACGGCCATCGTGGACACGGACTTCTACTCCGCGCTGGCGGTGGCGCCGGACGTGTTCATCTACAGCGACCGGCCCATCTACAAGCCGGGCAACGAGGTGAAGTTCCGCGGGCTCGTGCGCCAGCCGGACACGTTCCTGGCGCGGCTGTTCACGCCGAAGCAGCGCGACGTGCGCGTGAAGCTGGTGTCGCAGGAGGGCCGCGAAATCACCACGCGCGCGGCGGTGGATGAGTTCGGCGCGTTCAACGGCACGCTGAAGGTGCCGGACGACCTGGGCACGGGCGTGCTGCGCATCGAGGCGGCCCTGGACACGCGCCCCTACCAGGGCGAGGCGCGCGTGCAGGACTACGTGAAGCCCACGTTCTACCTGGAGGTGCAGCCGGCGTCGGAGACGGTGGTGCCCGGCTCGACGGTGAGCGTGACGGTGCGCGCGCGCCGGTACGCGGGCGGCGTGCCGAAGGGCGCCAGGTACGAGGTGTTCCTCTACCGCAGCCTGCTGGACGCGCCCGCCTGGGTGGACGACGCGGGCAAGGGCGGCCAGGGCAGCGCGGTGACGTACGGCACCGCCTCCAGCAGCGAGGGCAAGCTGAGCGTGCCGGAGCGGCTGTACTCCTCCGTCGCGGAGCGCGAGGCCAGCGACGACCCGTGGTCCACCGCGAGCGCGTTCGACGCGGAGGGCGCGGCCGAGGTGACGGTCGCCGTCCCCGCGCTCAAGCCGGGCGAGGAGCGGCTGCCGTACCGCTACAGCCTCACCGTGCGCGCGCGGGATGACCAGGAGACGTTCGCCACCGGCACCGCCGCCTTCTTCCTGTCGAAGGTGGAGGTGCTGGGCGTGGCGCGGTACTCGGACGCGGTGGTGGCGAAGGGCTCGGACGCGCAGCTGTCCGTGCGCGCCACCACGCTGTCCGGCAAGCCCTACGGCGTCACCACCGGCGAGGTGGCCTTCGTGCTGCGCCGCGCGGACGGCAGCGAGAAGACGCTGGGCACGCAGGCCTTCACCACGCAGCAGGACGGCACGTCGCGCCAGAAGGTGCCCACCGCGGACGTGGGCACGGTGCTCGCGCGCGTGACGGTGAAGGACAAGAAGGGCGAGGCGTGGACGGGCGAGGAGTCGCTGCTCGTCATCGGCGGCGCGGACGAGCCCGTGGCGCAGGTGCCCAACCTCACGCTCGCGTCGCTGTCCGGCACGCTGGCGCCGGGCGACAGCGCGAAGCTGGTGGCGCTGCTGCCGGATGGCTGGGGGCAGGGCGGCCGGGACGCGGGGCCCGTGTGGGTGACGCTGACGGGCGCGAGCCTCTACGGCACCACGGTGGTGCAGCTGAAGGGCCGCACGCTGGTGCACGCCTTCCCGGTGGAGAAGCGCTTCGGCAGCGCGGTGTACGCGTCCGTGGCCTACCCCACGGCGACGGGCCGCTGGGAGGAGCGGACGGTGGCCTTCCGCGTGGTGCCCAAGGAGCGCACGCTCACCGTGTCGTTGCAGCCGCGCCGCGCGGAGGCCCTGCCGCTCACCGAGCAGGCCGTGGACGTGCGCGTCACCGACAGCGACGGCAACGGCGTCTCCGCGCAGCTGTCCGTGGGCGTGGTGGACAAGGCCGTCTACGCCATCCAGGGCGAGTTCCGCCCGGGCGTGCTGGACTTCTTCTATCCGCCGGCGCGCGACAACGTGACGAACTTCTATTCGGCGGAGTTCCAGGGCTACGGCTACGGCGAGCAGCTGGCGCGCAAGCTGGCGGGGCTGCCGGACCACGCGTTCGCGTCCATCAAGCCGCCCAGCCGTCAGGCGAAGGACCTGGAGAAGGACACCGCGCACTGGGACCCGGCGGTGGTCACGGACCGCGACGGCCGCGCGACGGTGCGCTTCACGCTGCCCTCCAACCAGACGCTGTGGGTGGTGACGGCGGTGGCGGCGGACACGTCCGGCCGCTTCGGTGAAGGCACGGCGGAGTTCGCCACGCGCGGCGGGCTCAACCTCTACGCGGCGCTGCCGCAGTTCCTGCGCGAGGGCGACGAGGCGCTGGCGTCCGTGCGGCTGGCCGCCGGTGAGAAGTCCAAGGGCAGCCAGGTGCTGGACGTGCGCCTGCAGCCGGGCGGCTCGCTCCAGGCGGAGGTGCTCCAGCGCAAGGTGGAGCTGGGCCAGGGCGGCGAGCAGGTGGTGCCGGTGACGCTGCGCGCGGCGAAGACGGGCCCCGCGCAGCTGGCGGTGGACGTGACGGGCGGCAGGGATCCGCTGCGCGACCTGAAGCGCTTCGACGTGGCGCCGGCCGCGGTGGAGGACGCGGTGCAGGTGAGCGCGTGGGGCGGTGGGGCGCTGGCCCTGGAGGCGCCGGACACGTCCGCGCTGACGCGCGTGGAGCTGGTGCTCCAGCCGTCCACGGTGGACGCGGCGCTCTCCAACGTGCGCGAGCTGCTCACGTACCCGTACGGGTGCCTGGAGCAGCTGGTCTCCACGACGGTGCCCAACGTGGCGGTGTACCAGGTGCTCCAGAAGGCGGGCGCGCTGGACAAGCTGGACCCGGAGTCGCAGGCGCTGCTGGCGGAGGCGCGCAGCCGCTCCGTGCAGGGCACGGCCCGCATCCTGGGCCTCGCGGTGAAGGGCGGCGGCTTCACCTGGTTCGGCGGCTACAGCGAGCCCAGCCTGCCGCTCACGCTCATCGCGCTGGACGGTCTGGCGTACGCGTCCGAGGCGGGGCTGGTGGACCGCGACGACGCGCGCATCGCGGAGAGCGCGAAGTGGCTGGAGGCGCAGGAGGGCCTGTCGCCGGAGTACGACGCCACCCGCGCGTACGTGCTGGCCCGGCTGCAGGGCCCGCGTCAGGCGGCGCGGGTGCGCGCGCTGGTGGAGGGCGCGAAGGTCGGGGACCTGTATCCGCTGGCGCTGGCGGTGCTGGCCGCGGAGAAGGCGGGCGTGATGAAGGAGCCCGCGCTCCAGGGCCGCGTCCAGGAGCTGGTGAAGCAGAGCGGCGAGGGCTTCGCGAAGCTCGCGGGCCTCAAGGGCGAGGCGGAGACGTCCGAGGCGTTCTACCGCTTCCCGCTCCGCCGGGTGGGCCTCACGGCCATCACCGCGCACGCGGCGTCGTTCGGGACGCTGGACGTCACGCGCGCGCGCAAGCGCATCCTGGAGATGCTGAGCGAGCCGGGCCTGTCCACCTTCGATCGGAGCACCGCCCTGCTGCACTCGCTGTGGCTGGTGGAGCGTGACGCGAAGGCCTTCAAGGGGATGGCGTCGCCGGAGGTGAAGGGCGCCGCGTCGCCGGTGAAGTTCGCGCCGCGCGGCATGGGCCTGGTCGCCGCGCTGCCCGCGGGGACGCGCACGGTGGACGTGGGCGGCTTCGACGGCGTGGCCACGCTGCGCGCCGCCGCGACGACGCCGCTCAAGGACGTGCAGCCGCGCGTGAACGGGATGTCCGTGGAGCGCGCGTACTACGTGCTGCGCGAGGGCGGGAAGGTGAAGCTGGAGGCGGGCGCCACGGTGACGCAGGGCGAGGAGGTCTACGTGGAGCTGAAGCTGGACGCGCGCGGCGAGAACCGGGCGCGCTCGGCGTACTACGTGGTGGAGGACGCGGTGCCGGCGGGCTTCGTCCCGCTCCAGGAGGACAAGGTCTTCCGCGGCCCGCCGCACTCGCTGCCGCTGGCCCCGGAGGCGCTCAAGCGCCGGCAGTTGGACCCCTCCCACGCCACGTTCTTCTTCGAGGAGCCGTCGTGGTGGAGCGACAGCCCGCGCACGGTGGGCTACGTGCTGCGCGCGCAGTTCGCGGGCACGTTCGCCGCGCCGCCCGCCACCATCGAGGACATGTACTCGGCGCGCATCCGGGGCCGCACGGCGCCGGACCTGCTGAAGGTGGTGCCCTCGAAGACGTCCGTGAGCGACCTGTAG
- a CDS encoding DUF1175 family protein, producing MLALSLHVVPAPPVEQGAALPSQARRSTESGVASATPSAASTPPARAGASALPVSATPSTAAMPTSREGAAVPAEPGSAETRARLLRREVAQVSLAQVRAPDAEWQPAQRDCAGLIRYAYRTAYRRVASERLATPLWQDARGVPSDFADAETLLTRSFLPLGRGSSAREQLRTGDVVAFRQDHDAGPVFHLMLVVRPEDRAHAPARVVYHPGEPGARVRTGVLDSLATEAPLEWRPVPANAAFLGFFRFKEWMS from the coding sequence ATGCTCGCACTGTCGCTGCACGTCGTCCCGGCTCCTCCGGTGGAGCAGGGGGCGGCGTTGCCGTCGCAGGCGCGGCGGTCCACGGAGTCCGGGGTGGCTTCCGCGACGCCCTCGGCCGCTTCGACGCCCCCGGCCCGCGCAGGGGCATCCGCCCTGCCCGTGTCCGCGACGCCATCGACGGCCGCGATGCCCACGTCCCGCGAAGGGGCCGCCGTCCCAGCCGAGCCCGGTTCCGCGGAGACGCGCGCCCGGTTGTTGCGCCGCGAGGTCGCGCAGGTGTCGCTCGCGCAGGTGCGGGCTCCGGATGCGGAGTGGCAGCCCGCGCAGCGCGACTGCGCGGGCCTCATCCGCTACGCGTACCGCACGGCCTACCGGCGCGTGGCCTCGGAGCGGCTCGCCACGCCGCTGTGGCAGGACGCGCGCGGCGTGCCCTCCGACTTCGCGGACGCGGAGACGCTCCTCACCCGGAGCTTCCTCCCGCTGGGCCGGGGAAGCTCCGCGCGCGAGCAGCTTCGCACCGGCGACGTGGTGGCCTTCCGCCAGGACCACGACGCGGGGCCCGTCTTCCACTTGATGCTCGTGGTGCGCCCGGAGGACCGGGCCCATGCGCCCGCGCGCGTCGTCTACCACCCCGGTGAGCCGGGCGCCCGCGTGCGCACCGGCGTCCTGGACTCGCTCGCCACGGAGGCGCCGCTGGAGTGGCGCCCCGTGCCGGCCAACGCCGCCTTCCTCGGCTTCTTCCGCTTCAAGGAGTGGATGTCATGA